In Brassica napus cultivar Da-Ae unplaced genomic scaffold, Da-Ae ScsIHWf_1809;HRSCAF=2445, whole genome shotgun sequence, a single window of DNA contains:
- the LOC106426772 gene encoding NF-kappa-B-activating protein-like, translating into MNSLPRRFGRDQGYLDRDHRRGRRSGSDSDEELKGLSHEEYRRLKRLKMRKSGKHCIWRNTPSPPRDPNEVESDENAADEEVPEKDEEDPKSESGKSESESDRSKRKSKSSRSKRSRRYSDSESDDDSDEEDRRRRRRKKKQKSSRKRRGHRRKRRYSDSDDESEISASSSSGEERSKSKSKKDTDSKGKLEEAGKEPELDEEEMKMIIESKKKALPEDEEEEGEVGPMPLPKAEGHISYGGALRPGEGDAIAQYVQQGKRIPRRGEVGLNADEIQRFEDLGYVMSGSRHQRMNAIRIRKENQVYSAEDKRALAMFNYEEKAKREAKVMSDLSRLVQRHMGEELGPNHDPFGAGKTDGADD; encoded by the coding sequence ATGAACTCGCTTCCAAGGAGGTTCGGGAGAGATCAAGGATACCTAGACCGAGACCACCGTAGAGGGAGGAGATCCGGTTCAGACTCCGACGAAGAGCTGAAAGGATTGAGTCACGAGGAGTACCGGAGGCTTAAACGCCTCAAGATGAGGAAATCTGGTAAGCACTGCATTTGGAGGAACACGCCGAGTCCGCCTAGAGATCCCAACGAGGTGGAGTCCGATGAGAACGCCGCCGACGAGGAGGTTCCGGAGAAGGACGAGGAAGATCCGAAATCTGAGTCTGGTAAGTCGGAATCTGAGTCTGATAGATCTAAGAGGAAGAGTAAGAGCTCTAGGAGTAAGCGGAGTAGACGATATAGTGATAGCGAGAGTGATGATGATTCGGATGAGGAAGAtaggaggagaaggaggaggaagaagaagcagaagagtAGTAGGAAGAGGAGAGGACATAGGAGGAAGAGGAGATATAGTGATTCTGATGATGAATCTGAGATTAGCGCTTCTTCGTCTTCTGGGGAAGAACGTAGCAAATCAAAGAGCAAGAAGGACACTGATTCGAAGGGGAAGTTGGAAGAAGCGGGGAAGGAGCCTGAGCTTGACgaagaggagatgaagatgATTATTGAATCGAAGAAGAAAGCTTTaccagaagatgaagaagaagaaggtgaggTGGGTCCAATGCCGTTACCTAAAGCCGAAGGACACATCAGCTACGGTGGTGCTTTACGACCCGGTGAAGGAGACGCTATAGCTCAGTATGTTCAGCAAGGGAAACGTATCCCACGTAGAGGAGAAGTGGGTCTCAACGCTGATGAGATTCAGAGGTTTGAGGATCTTGGGTACGTGATGAGTGGGAGTAGGCATCAGAGGATGAATGCTATTCGTATCAGGAAGGAGAACCAGGTTTACAGTGCTGAAGATAAACGGGCGTTGGCGATGTTTAACTATGAGGAGAAGGCTAAGCGCGAGGCTAAGGTGATGTCTGATTTGTCGAGGCTTGTGCAACGCCATATGGGAGAAGAGTTGGGTCCGAATCATGACCCTTTTGGTGCTGGGAAGACTGATGGTGCTGATGATTGA
- the LOC125598920 gene encoding F-box/kelch-repeat protein At2g44700-like has translation MKFYRGKFHENPVSAVIAIGPEIFIISGSDGSAVWIFDFQTDNIHRGPGLELYQPDMSVGFVGTKLYAIEGYSKIQARSLDLRKETNQSYETTPIPTEQREFMWCSTTTASLNRKVCSLSIHDDNFVSYDPKDGSCERFELRRYK, from the exons ATGAAGTTCTACAGAGGAAAGTTCCATGAGAAT CCCGTCTCCGCGGTCATCGCTATTGGTCCAGAGATTTTCATCATCTCCGGATCAGACGGTTCAGCCGTGTGGATCTTTGATTTCCAAACCGACAATATTCATAGAGGACCGGGTTTGGAGCTGTATCAACCAGACATGAGCGTAGGGTTTGTGGGGACTAAGCTATACGCTATCGAAGGCTATAGCAAGATTCAAGCAAGATCATTGGACCTAAGGAAAGAAACGAACCAAAGTTATGAAACAACGCCGATTCCGACGGAGCAGAGGGAGTTCATGTGGTGTTCGACTACAACGGCTTCGTTGAACCGAAAGGTCTGTTCTTTATCGATTCATGATGACAACTTCGTTTCCTATGATCCTAAAGATGGTTCTTGCGAGAGGTTTGAGTTGAGAAGATACAAATAG
- the LOC125598919 gene encoding uncharacterized protein LOC125598919: METLILAEEHYYEKKPPSKTFRQINCRTFHSGVGLLPRPPPPKRTTSSSTTKGVHFHSPRSPKSVLPSLRTSPIPIGGERRSLSYSELWAGPTYSNSPPPTSVPIPKFSLRGKRTASLTFPDVDLPEVAKSAPVSPTSSGDDNPFNSTVSATMTLRRMLNIEFADA, encoded by the coding sequence ATGGAAACTCTCATCTTAGCTGAAGAACATTATTACGAGAAGAAACCTCCTTCAAAAACTTTCAGGCAAATCAACTGCAGAACGTTTCACTCCGGAGTTGGTTTGCTTCCAAGGCCACCACCACCAAAGAGAACAACCTCTTCATCAACAACCAAAGGAGTTCACTTTCACTCTCCTCGTTCTCCCAAGTCAGTTTTGCCGTCTCTTAGAACCAGTCCCATCCCTATTGGTGGCGAAAGGAGAAGCCTTTCTTACTCTGAGCTGTGGGCAGGACCCACTTACTCCAACTCACCGCCACCCACTTCTGTTCCCATCCCCAAGTTCTCTCTCCGGGGAAAGAGGACGGCCTCTCTGACCTTCCCTGATGTTGATCTTCCTGAAGTTGCCAAGTCTGCTCCGGTCTCTCCAACCTCGTCTGGTGATGATAACCCTTTTAACAGTACTGTCTCTGCTACTATGACGCTGCGTCGCATGCTCAATATTGAGTTTGCAGATGCGTAA